The Argentina anserina chromosome 3, drPotAnse1.1, whole genome shotgun sequence genome includes a region encoding these proteins:
- the LOC126786640 gene encoding leucine--tRNA ligase, chloroplastic/mitochondrial, which produces MSSTHTQLGLQLQPRLTFTSRPLLTICPRLHYHSFKRRVSITASAANEPNDVVEHKPKQRAYPFHEIEPKWQRYWDEDKTFRTPDEVDMSKPKFYVLDMFPYPSGAGLHVGHPLGYTATDILARLKRMQGYNVLHPMGWDAFGLPAEQYAIETGTHPKITTLKNIDRFRSQLKSLGFSYDWDREISTTEPEYYKWTQWIFLQLLKRGLAYQAEVPVNWCPALGTVLANEEVIDGLSERGGHPVIRKPMKQWMLKITVYADRLLEDLDDLDWPESIKEMQRNWIGKSEGAEMEFSVLSSDGQERDIKITIYTTRPDTIFGATYLVIAPEHPLLSSLVATAQRESVEEYIDVASRKSDLERTELQKEKTGVFSGCFARNPVNGKAIPIWVADYVLGSYGTGAIMAVPAHDTRDYDFASKYDIPIRWVVMPQDQELSGSAKAYSGEGNVINSSNTTMGLDINNLSSKKAAFKVIEWAEKTGNGKKKVNYKLRDWLFARQRYWGEPIPVVFSDDSDEAVPISETELPLTLPELDDFSPTGSGEPPLAKAVSWVKTKDPLSGKPAKRETSTMPQWAGSCWYYLRFMDPNNSKLLVDKTKEMYWSPVDVYVGGAEHAVLHLLYARFWHKVLYDIGVVSTKEPFNCVINQGIILGEVQYIAYKDSDGNYVSADSDTSTELQQEVIPEEKVIKSGDSFVLKNNPEISLIARSHKMSKSRGNVVNPDDVVSEYGADSLRLYEMFMGPLRDSKQWNTSGIEGVHRFLGRAWRLVVGSPLSDGTVKEGTVVTDEDPTMEQLRSLHKCIAKVTEEIEATRFNTGISAMMEFINVAYKWKKHPRVIIEAFVLLLAPYAPHMAEELWCRLGHSTSLAYEPFPKVNPAYLEESTILLPVQINGKTRGTVEVEKTCSEEDAFLLASKDEKLSKYLDGVSIKKRIFVPGKILNVILDRQNVKAAIR; this is translated from the exons ATGAGCTCTACTCATACCCAACTGGGTCTCCAACTCCAACCTCGCCTAACCTTCACTTCACGCCCACTCCTCACTATCTGCCCCAGACTTCACTACCACAGCTTCAAACGCCGCGTTTCGATCACAGCCTCAGCTGCCAATGAGCCAAACGACGTCGTTGAGCACAAGCCGAAGCAGAGGGCTTATCCGTTTCATGAGATAGAGCCCAAATGGCAGCGGTATTGGGACGAAGACAAGACTTTTCGAACTCCGGATGAAGTTGACATGTCAAAGCCCAAGTTCTATGTGCTCGATATGTTCCCTTATCCCAG TGGAGCGGGGTTACATGTCGGTCATCCGCTTGGATATACTGCAACAGACATTCTTGCTAGACTTAAACGGATGCAGGGGTACAATGTGTTACACCCGATGGGGTGGGATGCATTTGGATTGCCAGCGGAGCAGTATGCGATTGAG ACAGGAACCCACCCAAAGATCACAACTTTGAAGAATATTGACCGCTTTCGTTCCCAG CTTAAATCATTAGGGTTCTCATATGACTGGGACCGTGAAATTTCAACAACAGAACCAGAATATTATAAATGGACCCAATGGATTTTTCTTCAGCTATTAAAGAGAGGCTTGGCATATCAG GCTGAAGTGCCAGTTAATTGGTGCCCTGCTCTTGGTACGGTCTTGGCAAATGAAGAAGTGATAGATGGTCTGAGCGAGCGTGGAGGTCATCCAGTTATAAGAAAG CCAATGAAGCAATGGATGCTCAAGATTACGGTATATGCTGATCGCCTGCTTGAAGATTTAGATGATCTTGATTGGCCTGAGAGTATAAAGGAGATGCAAAGAAACTGGATAGGGAAGTCAGAAGGTGCTGAGATGGAATTTTCTGTCCTTAGCAGTGATGGCCAAGAGAGAGACATAAAGATTACAATCTATACTACCAGACCGGACACCATCTTTGGAGCAAC ATATTTGGTCATCGCACCGGAGCATCCCTTGTTGTCATCCTTAGTAGCAACGGCCCAGAGAGAAAGT GTGGAGGAGTACATAGATGTTGCCTCAAGAAAGAGCGACCTTGAGAGGACTGAGCTTCAGAAGGAAAAGACTGGGGTGTTCAGTGGTTGCTTTGCTAGAAATCCGGTTAATGGAAAAGCCATCCCTATTTGGGTTGCGGACTATGTCTTGGGCAG TTATGGAACGGGAGCAATAATGGCTGTACCTGCTCATGATACTCGCGACTATGACTTTGCTTCAAAATATGATATTCCAATCCGTTGGGTTGTGATGCCGCAAGATCAAGAGCTCAGTGGTTCTGCAAAGGCCTATTCAGGTGAAGGCAATGTTATAAATTCATCAAACACAACAATGGGGCTGGATATTAATAACCTATCTAGCAAAAAAGCTGCTTTCAAAGTCATTGAATGGGCTGAGAAAACTGGAAATGGGAAGAAAAAG GTAAATTATAAGTTGAGGGATTGGCTTTTTGCTAGGCAAAGGTATTGGGGAGAACCTATTCCAGTAGTTTTTTCGGATGATAGTGATGAGGCTGTTCCCATTAGTGAAACCGAACTGCCCCTAACCCTTCCAGaattggatgatttttctcccACTGGATCAGGAGAACCACCGCTAGCAAAAGCAGTTTCTTGG GTCAAAACTAAAGACCCTTTGTCTGGAAAACCTGCTAAACGCGAGACAAGCACCATGCCGCAGTGGGCTGGTTCGTGCTG GTACTATTTGAGATTCATGGACCCAAATAATTCAAAGCTATTGGTGGACAAGACAAAAGAAAT GTATTGGAGCCCAGTTGATGTATATGTAGGTGGTGCTGAACATGCTGTTCTCCACTTACTTTATGCAAGATTCTGGCACAAG GTTCTCTATGACATCGGTGTTGTCTCCACCAAAGAACCCTTCAATTGTGTCATAAATCAGGGCATTATTCTTGGAGAA GTTCAATATATCGCTTACAAGGACTCTGATGGGAATTATGTCTCTGCAGACTCTGATACATCGACCGAGCTTCAGCAAGAAGTAATACCAGAGGAGAAG GTGATTAAATCTGGAGATTCTTTTGTACTGAAAAACAATCCTGAGATCTCTCTTATTGCACGTTCTCATAAAATGAGTAAGAGTAGGGGAAATGTTGTCAATCCTGATGATGTTGTTTCTGAGTATGGGGCAGATTCACTCCGCTTATATGAAATGTTCATGGGGCCATTAAG agaCTCAAAACAATGGAATACAAGTGGTATTGAAGGTGTTCATCGGTTTTTGGGAAGAGCCTGGAGGCTAGTTGTTGGTTCACCATTATCTGATGGTACAGTCAAAGAGGGAACAGTAGTGACTGATGAGGATCCTACTATGGAGCAACTTCGTTCTCTACATAAGTGCATTGCCAAG GTTACAGAAGAAATAGAAGCTACAAGATTTAATACTGGAATTTCTGCAATGATGGAGTTCATCAATGTGGCGTATAAG TGGAAGAAACATCCCAGAGTGATTATCGAAGCATTTGTGCTATTGCTTGCGCCGTATGCACCTCATATGGCTGAGGAGCTTTGGTGTAGGTTGGGACACTCGACATCATTGGCATATGAGCCTTTTCCGAAG GTGAATCCTGCTTACTTGGAGGAATCTACTATATTGCTACCAGTTCAAATCAACGGCAAGACGAGGGGCACAGTCGAGGTTGAAAAGACCTGTTCGGAGGAGGACGCATTCCTACTGGCATCCAAAGATGAAAAGCTCTCCAAATATCTTGATGGGGTGTCAATCAAAAAGAGGATTTTCGTCCCTGGAAAAATCCTTAATGTCATCTTGGACCGTCAAAACGTCAAGGCAGCTATCCGATAG